The Papaver somniferum cultivar HN1 chromosome 6, ASM357369v1, whole genome shotgun sequence genome segment agaaaaaagtggtggtgtattttggtacccccgcgttttcaatgtcttcccctgattactttcatggGAGTAaataacttttggattgcacttccGTTAGTAGTccattttatgtctttgcagagATAAACCAAACTccttttaagtatatgattacatTCCTTATACCATTGCAATGACGTTTCGTAAGCGcaaagctatatctagctaaaaaGTTCACTAAGGATGAAATATTTAGTTGAGTATGAAAATGCAAGgggtacctaaatacaccaccaactttttcttaggcaatctgtatggactaaactcgaatacaattctgagagctcaacttaatgaatctcaattaaGGAATTATATGAATAGCTTATATATCTTTCTCTCACAATTAAAATGTTTACagaaccaagtccgtgaacctaattatgtgtgagaatacttggacgattccaaagataaatatccaagaatcaatcaagttgtatctaACAAACAAGGATGAATATATCTACTTtgtgaaaagaagagggtacccaaatacactacaatcttttatttatccacctataagtcctcttaccgaaaatgatcgtctatggacaaagttgagacagtgcaacaaatcggtattcacactttgtgtgattgtctatggatacgagatcgagacaatacgactaccaacgtgtgatacttgataataggttcgaacttaaccaagcTCAATAGGTCACTATCGTGTAtgtcggagttaacgtttgtgtaatttactttaaattatataaacaaatataattgcggaaaataaaagtaaatcaaacagcaagattttgttaacgaggaaaactgcaaatgcagaaaaaccccgggacctagtccagaattgaatactctcagaattaagccgctatacaaaatctaaacctacttcgtacagttgagaccaagcaactacccctagttcacttagtttcctcagtatccatgcgcttccgacattgATAAGTgaacgcactggaacaattcatttggatcgtattccaaacagtaaaggaacaacaaatctatttggtaacaactctttcgattcttaCAAGATAAATATATGTtatgtcatatgcaaaggctcttccgtttaatctaataaactccttttcctggttagCTCAATCTATACAATAACTTCctaagtagtcaagtttagattcgcaatcaatcgatatagattccaacaagaaactataaagtgatgccgatctcacacaactaatcaatcgaataaatctgattctagttggatctcagacgatcaaggtttgtgcgcACCCAAGGATAAGTGAacaaaataagaaatcttctttgtcttcaaatcttctttaatcttcaataaacacctgcacaacaccacttgaatctcttgtgatcaatcacacatagaacgaagtatgttaacaatggattatcacaaaatgtctttagatctacaaacatttctaaagatcttgtcaatacttcgatctagtttgagtgaatcttatatcataagagaatattctcaagaataaacaaaataggtgcaatcaaagtttcaacaaccgctagtcaatcaaatcaatcgaaaactaatattatctagtttcccaccaacggtactcgtagagcttcttgattccacaaaagtctttaaaggagcggtcataagagatttcccCTAATTAGGGTAATTTTCTCTTCGATTAGACcgctccaccaaaaacaacaaaaagctgaagtttgcctggctcttaggatagtttgctagaaatgcaaacttaggtatttataaaccaaggatgtttggacaacaaggaatttccaaaatcgaaaatattctcaagatatgcaatgaataaaaaaattcggttttcctaattccaataaatgcttgtccaaaatttccaaaatatcccaatagaaaatctccaattagtaaatgcacactactaatttttattctctagagatatgtatttaattgctggtaattaaagcgtATAAAACCAAAAGccttaatcaaaagattctcAGTTTATTTCGGTacaagatctccttgagtactaaggaatatatttgaacaataaatgatatgagttactgtacgtgttcaaagtatgttgacatcttttcactgtaaatccttattcatatttacatggattacattcttggaatcggttataccacacttccaaacaagtttagaattggttcacctgtattccaagatcactatgtgattgatcaaatatcaaatcacatacatgggttcaatcgctCCTACCAATCACTAGTATCAGTTATACtttaatatggaaatacttgtgatcagtcacacaagtttccaggaccggttacatcagttattaCCAGTACTGGTTACCATTTagtcatggtattgcttgtgatcggttacaacaGTTACCAGGATTGGTTACACAGATTACCAGGAtctgttacaccaattacaaggaccgattaccaattacaaggatcgattacacatactccgtgattggtcacaccaattactaggatcggtcacaccagttacaaaaatcgatcataccatctcacggtgattacttaggatcggttacactaattaataaaaactagtcataccaaatcataagtcaggcattgtgattagttataccaagatacataacaaagttacgatcggttctaccatctcacacatattggtaatccaaagatttgcaatgaatagccataccaataagcctaacgatttccatttcgattcataaaacaaattcaggaatgtacttcctttaaacaaatgtaaaacattgtttcctaggatgaaatcttcaccataacccattcacataatcataacactatatacaagattatatcTATGTCatgtctacgaagttcaaaagataagcgtcatactttgtagtctaattccctaatactatgatcatataaaTATGACTATGTCACATGACTAGAATAtaatacaatatgtacagtatgtacagcttcgcaattatgttttcaatataacacgaattgaaagataggttaggaatgaaacagttcaagtcaatattactaacctcaagaggaacgATGATGTTTTCATTGTAGTTcgtttcttcttcacattcttcaggtcttcggagtaatacttgtatgtcttaacattcccaaactttctagtctaatgtaaacgaagttgactctagtatacaatcaagcgattttagatgagttttgacacactaaaatgtgacaaccaaacttgacataccaacgcttggcgtgttcaaccgatctatgctctaataatctcccctttgtcaattttagtgacaaaactcttaatacatatatgggtaaaaaaattacaagaattcattttacatacgcttgattccaattttatcaacacaataacctgcatatattcaatcaataaatgccgatgttgacactTCAATAACAAAGCTTATACTCCACCTAAAGGAAAGATATTCTTATTACCTAGCTTGCACAATTGTTATTCCCCCTTTGTAGTCAGAAttactacacaacaatatgatatgttgctcccccttagtcaatgctttactctttcattagatataatgtttaagcacaattgtcctttcattagtgattgcaaataacttgtttactctatatatttctccccctttttgtcacaagatgacaaaggttcgagcaaataaaggacaaaccgaaaggatcttacaaatctaaaagacttgtaaacaatctataagagttaagcacgaaggtttcacataccactttagataaccaatattaaaaccgaaactacaagtaatttagttttaatatgttatcaaggaaacaatttcccgaagaaattttccctaatagtttaaaaaatcgactaagaaacttaattcccttgttaaaccgattgcaaacatacaatcgcttatttcgataagaccaaaataaagatcataattaactttatttGTCTCATCAGACTCTAATTATtcagataataacttagacctttctatttagacaagacaaacactaggttagttaactagtttttcttgtcaaggcattcagttagactgtgttgatggtgtttttttagttcagggttaaaatcgtaaaactctaTATTTGTATGTCTGCCTTCTGCAAAGAAGTAGAGCATCCAAGAAGTTGATGAGTATTTATACCTCTCTGCTTACATATGAACTATGTAATTTAACACTTACGAAATTTATTAGAATAATATtggtgcatgtagaaacaatcccaaatattctacgAATTTTATTCAAGCTTCTGTCTGCATTATTTACTAATGCCGAGATTGCTGAGTATTTATCATATGCTTTGTTCCCAGCTGAaatcttaatattgacatgatatgacaattaaCTGAAATCTCTTTTCATCCTACTGCAAGAATAAGACAGGGAGATCCCATTCCTCCCTATCTCTTCATCATTACTATATCAAAGCATTCTCTAGAATCATGGTTGCAGTTGAGTCAAGAATACAAATCAAAGGGGTTATAATTTCTAGGAGAGCTTCACCCATCATTCATTTGCTATTTGCAGATGACCGTTTAATTTTCTTAAAAAAGTTAATTTATTGAAATCAGAAGTTTGCAAGGGAATCTTGATATGTTCAGTAGATGCCCGGGTCAACTAGTCAACTATCAAAAAAGTGGTATTAGCTTCAACAAGAGTTTCATTCGGGATCCTTGAAGGGATACAATCAACACTTTTAGAGATAATTAAGAAAATGGATGAAAATGAAAGATACCTTGGCATTTTTTTCTCAACAATATATGTCTTATGTTGTCTCATTGAAAACATGCAAAAACGACTAGCAAGATAGAATGTAAAAATATGTAACCAAGttgtgataagtgcatattttctATATTTACCGAGAAAAAAAAAGCATATTTTCTATATTTCAATGTTAATTTCATGTTCTTATTTGataatttttttgttaattatgtgtattatttttgttttctatttttatttgtttttttagggAATTATCCAAAAGGAACAAATCGATACTGAAAAGGAAAGGGTAcctagtacaccaccaactttttcgtccgTGAACCTGTAGGGACTATGTCAATATGTCGATCTCTAATAATAAGATCATTGTTCATAATTATATATCAAGGTCAACCTAGTGTGTACCGAACCTTCAAAAATCGAATTCCAACAAGACAAAGTCTTCTAATCTATGTTTCAAGACACGAATTAAACAAGACATAAGTCTTGTAGGATCTTTACTATCAAGCTAAAAAACTATATAGGTCGAttaacgtactacttgtgatatttcaattagtgAAAATTGAACAAATACCCTTACTTTTGATGGGCCTTAACAAATGCCCTTATCAACAATAATAATACCCCTCACCTTcccggattttttttttataattccaGTTTTAATCTAGGGATATTTAGTGTAGAAACTACCATTTGGTCCTAAAAATAATATAGTAGAATTAGTTTGGTCATGTTGacctagtcaactgtctgtttggtccttttttaaaaTATACATTGTTATTTGATcttaaaaattattatttggtcctagggtggacaatacccacgcggatgacgtcatggatgatgtaattgtctttttgtagtggcagaaatatccTTTTGGGACCACATATATATACTCAATTATTAAGAGAGAATAAAGTCATTTAaagatttgttttctctctcctctattttccagatctactttctctgtttttttttttttttatgatgatgaagacgacgacgaTGATGAAAATAATCCTTCTTCTTCTATGTTTTGACGATAAagatgatgaacgatgaagattttttgtgttcttcttctctgttactgttgttgaagatgatgaagatttaaagaatgaactctatttttagatcttttaatTAGTTGTTCGTTCGAAAatatgaactctgatttttgttgcgtgttcatgttaaagaatgaatcctgttttagatcttgaattattaggtgttcattcgaaagaatgaactcttttttgttcataataatgatttttattttgtgtgtgttcatttttaagaatgaactcgaatctataaaaaacattaccaaacacctgatagttcatcaaacagaatgaactcctacaagaaaataagtagcaAGTTTAGAATTCATCAAAGAGCATGAACTCAAATAgttatggaaatagaaaaattacGGAAGTTAATGCTAAAACAATATGTGAGGATATTTTTGTCCATATCaaattttcaaataattatggaccaaacaagaaatgcCTTTTCCCGCTGGACCAAATAgtcttgggaccacctaaaaaaggaccgaACGATGACGACCTATTTTTGATTAATGTACCCATTCAATTATATATcaaaacaatataacgcggaaaagaaatagcacaaaccccataaattttgttaacgaaaaaACCTACAATCCAACACTAAATTTTTAAGACCTTGTTCACTTTGAACATTacactgtattatgccgctacaaacactaactCACTATCAAACATCATTTTGGAGTATAGTTAAGAACCAAATCCATCCTCTGAGTAATTCAGCTTTTTTCGTACTTTTACGTCTCCTGATCTTGCAAGATCCTATGCACTTGAGTGTTCCAATACTAAAACATGCGCATCCTAACCGTGGAGGCGTGACTATTTTGGAAGCGTCCCTTGGCGATCTTTGTCGCATGTCGACCCAATACGGCCAAATGAATTTTGATACAGAGATCTAGACCGTCATCTGTTGAGGATCCAGTGGTGCACAAATCGTGAGAAGTAGTGTGAATGGGTTGTCGCTGAATTCCAACCCTCCACGTATTGTATGTATAGTCGATCTTTCAAACAGTAAGAAAAATACTAGCAATCTCTCTAACACCCTTGACTTTCTTTCGGTTGAAGTGTCAAATTACAGCTCATGTGACACATACAAGTGATTAATTAAGTAAAGCTGTTGTTAATTGCGATTAGTGGAATCCTACTTACAAaacaaaaatcattttattttgattttacttGTGTGTGAACGAGAAATGACAAATGATAATTGTTACGAAGAGACCCCAAAAGAACAGAGAGAGCCAAAACCCACTTGTAAGATAGAAAATGATAAGGAGCATAAGAGAAAAACTCAGGGTGTGAACCAGTCAAAGAAAGTGTCTCAACGAAGACCCAAGAAACAAAATTTGATCTTAGGTTTTCATCTTGATGAGATTTTTCGTTTTGTACTAGAATCATCACAACaacaagaaatcaagaatgagatATTGCATACTGATCATATTTATAATCTACCACTTGGTCTGTACATTTGCACAACCAACCTCTCGTCAGCCAATCTTCTATCGAGAATTCTGTTCAGGAGGTAATTATACTactaagagtacttatcatgggAACATCAACTTCCTTCTCTCTTCATCGCTCACTTTATTTAACAACGAAGGCGTCAATAATGGATACCGAAGTTCCAGTATTGGGTCCGATCCCGACGTTGTTCACGGGGCTTACCAGTGCAGAGGTGATCTTGCAACAGAAGAATGCCAAAACTGTTTTGATGTAGCAACTGCAGACATTAAACAAAACATTAGATGTCCAAATTCTAAGCAAGCAATTGTATGGTATGATTTATGTAATCTAAGGTACTCTAATGAAACATTCTTCTCAGTTCTGCTACAAAAACCAGTTTTTTATATGGTAAACCAAACTAGCGTTACCACAAATCAAGATGAGTTTAACAAGAGTTTAGTCGGACTAATGGATAGACTAGTCAGAGAAAGTACAGTTTCCGGCCAATCTACAAAATCGTTTGCTGTTGGAGCAGCAAACTTCTCGGTATCTCGGCAGATATATGGATTAGTACAGTGTGCAGATATATCATCAACTGATTGCAATAAGTGCCTCAGTCAGGTTGCCGGGAATTTATCCGTATGTTGTAATGGAAAAGTTGGTGCAAAAGTTCTCAACCCAAGTTGCAATTTCAGATATGAAACATATCCTTTCTATCAATCCAAGATAGTTAATGCAACATCTCCTCTGCCTCCAGGTAAGTTTATGATTTTAAGCTGATCGAATCCACTTTCATGAATTTCATTTGATACCGGGACAACTTTTAgtcaagaaaatgaagaaatgtttttcaactctttctttttgtggcctgaaataaaataattcaaccaGTTGTTGGATATTCCTTTATTTGGAGGTTAAGTCcagaaaacaaataaataatttaGTCAACTACAATCTTATTTGGGGATATCCGATTCCAGTCTGTATGTCTCTGTTAACATATTGAAATTTACTTTTAAAAACTAGTTCTGTCAATTCAAGATAGAATTGTAAAACAGTTATAAAATTGATGAAAACTGTCCCGTTAGTTTACTAAAATTTATATGTGATCATGCAGGGAAAAGAAACCACTCAGCCGGAAAAATTGTTATTATCGTAGTTGTTCCTTCACTTATTGCGGTACTGTGCACAATAGCAATTTGGTACTTATGCTCACGAAAAGCGTCAAGGGAACCGAGTCAATTACCTCTACGAAGAGTAACAAGGGAAACAGCGGAAGATAGTGAGTGTTTAGAAGTCACAACTAACATGTCATGAAACTGACATTAATAAGATTTATTAGGTTCTCATTGTGTTATTCTTGCTTTTTCAGATGATATTTATTCAATTCAGAGTGTTGAATCCGTCCAATTCAGCTTCAGGACAATAGGAGCTGCAACTGACAATTTCTCTACTGCTAATAAGCTTGGTGAAGGCGGTTTCGGTTCTGTATACAAGGTATTAGAAACATTTTGACATGAAGAGAATTGATATTGAATTTGTTGTTGCACTAGATTTTTACACTTCATTTTGTTTACTTTAATATCCTTTTTGATCAGGGTACACTCCCAGATGGACAAGATATAGCTGTTAAGAGGCTTTCAAGAAATTCAGGTCAAGGcgaagaagaatttaaaaacgaAGTTGTTTTACTGGTAAAATTGCAACACAGGAATCTTGTTAGACTTCTAGGTTTCTGCTTGGATGGAAAGGAAAGACTACTCATCTATAATTTCATGCCAAACTCAAGCCTCGacaaattgatatttggtttgcATCGATCCTATGCTCTCTATCTTTCTTTATGTTTACTTCGGTTTGTATGTTTTCTTTCATTCTATGAAAACAGTGGCTTACTTCATCATTGGCTTGTGCGAATGTGTAGATTCTGTTAAACGTACTTGTTTGGATTGGGAAAAACGGTATAAGATAATTGGCGGGGTTGCAAGAGGGCTTCTTTATCTGCACGAGGATTCCCGACTTAAGATTATTCATCGTGATCTTAAAGCCAGCAATATATTATTAGATGCAGAAATGAACCCCAAAATTGCAGATTTTGGCATGGCTAGACTTTTTAAGGTGGACCAAACTCAAGCCAGCACAGTTAGAATCGTTGGAACATAGTAAGTATACATATTGTAACCGAATAAATCTTTTGCATTCGGAGGTTGAAATAAATTAGTAAGTAATGCTCTCTAAATTTTGCAGTGGATATATGGCGCCAGAGTATGCAATGCATGGAAAAATCTCCGAGAAGTCAGATGTGTTTAGTTTCGGTGTGTTAGTTCTGGAGATCCTTTGCGGAAAAAAGAACAACTCTTTCAATGATCCAGATGTCTCTGGAGACCTTCTTAGCTATGTGAGTTTTAGAATTtatatttcttctttgtaaatactCAAAGTGGACATATCAAGCTACTTTCGAACTTAAGAATTTAATGAGAAATTTTTGCAGGCATGGAGACAATGGAATATTGGGACAGCTTTAGACTTGTTAGATCCGATTTTGAAGGACAATCATTGTGAAAGTGAAGTAATGAGATGCATCCACATTGGATTATTGTGTGTTCAGGAAAATGCATCGGACAGACCCACAATGGCGTCAATTGTTTTGATGCTTAACAACTTCTCGACTAATTTACCAGTGCCTTCAGTACCTGCTTTTTTTGTACGTAGTTTCAGGGAATCTAAATTTCGTTGGGATGATAGTAAAGACCCGCTAAGTGTTTCAGATCAATCAACGAGTAAATCTTCACAAAGTGTTAATGAAGTTTCGATGACTGAATTATACCCTCGATAATAACTGCCATTTTGTGTTACTAATATATTTCAAAGTATACTGCATTGTTCTACCAAAATTTGTATACAAGTTAGATGAAGTTAGAAACTAGACTTTGGTTTTGTTCACAGATAGGAAAACAAAACAGTTAGATACTCAAAAGAAATGCTTCATTTGATACTTGGATTTCAGTGGATTATGCAAAGGCATGGGCGATTCTCTACGACATCTGTTTGTCTGTCGTCCGGTATCTTAGTACTACAGATCCTCAGAGAACAGGTCCACAACTCTTTCTACGGATCCCAAGAGCTTCTAATCTAAGTGAGCCTGAACTTCTTTTTCTTACTGACAAAAGAGTTCAAACATTTGTGTATATTTTCTTATCTTTTTTACATGGCAAAACTTTTGTGTCTAACCGTATGGAAATGGTGCATTATTGCAGACTAGGTAACCTCGGATTGAGGGCATCCCTGTGTTGGATCCAACCTTTATTTGAATATTGAAATTGTGAGATGTGTCCACCCTGGACTAATTATTATGTGTCCAAACTCCAAAAGGCTACCTACGAATTATGGAGCCACAATCACGTCAACCTTAAAAGGCTACTTGTAGTTTCTAGCATGTAGCAAAACGATTCTCTAAAAGAAAGTGGAAACCTTATAGTCAAAATTGTCAAATACGATGATCACAAATTTGAGCATACATGAAAATTTCTGGCAGGCACGAAGACGCGTTGGACAAATGGGACAGCTTTAGTAATGTTACATCCAATTTTAAAGAGAACTGCATGCTCCGAATGCGAAAGAATGAGATGCATCCAAGTTGGATTATTATGCGTTCAATGCAGCTGATAGAGCCACAATGGCTTCTAATGCTCAACAACTATGCTACTACTCTACCAATATTAATTTTTTCTTCATCGTAAGAAGGATTCCAAAATTCATTTGGGAAGGAATGGAACCCACCAAGTGTTTCGAATCAATCAACGAGTAGATCAGAAGAAAAGTGTTAATGAAGCCTCAATTACTGAATTATGCGCTCGACAATAACGATAGTTTAGAATACTACTACTCGTACATTTTTAATGACAGAAACTTATTGTTTACCCCTTGTTTATGATAAGCAAAACTAAGTTGTCATAAGTGACTTTAATGTTTGAATTCGGAGATAACTTACCTGTTTTACATATAGTAGTCTGTactaaattttctatttttaacagAAACTTAGGTCGATCGAATGAGTTAAAATTCAACgttttttgttctcttttgtAATAATTCAACATCACTGCTACGGCACTTGGAGTACGGAGGGTACCCATATCAACAATTCCTAGTAAGTTAAAGAATAATACAATATGGGATTTGACCCCATTATTGCGGCAGTGGAGCCTCGGTGATTGTGAACTACACAATTCCGCGTTGATTTTCAACTATCTCATACGAAAGAATCAAATAATGATGTTTGGCTTATCTaccaatcataaaaaaaaattgatttttcaatACACCATCTCCACAACTCATTGACTTGGTTGATATTGACCTTATAAAAGTCTAAAAACCAAC includes the following:
- the LOC113287832 gene encoding putative receptor-like protein kinase At4g00960, translating into MRYCILIIFIIYHLVCTFAQPTSRQPIFYREFCSGGNYTTKSTYHGNINFLLSSSLTLFNNEGVNNGYRSSSIGSDPDVVHGAYQCRGDLATEECQNCFDVATADIKQNIRCPNSKQAIVWYDLCNLRYSNETFFSVLLQKPVFYMVNQTSVTTNQDEFNKSLVGLMDRLVRESTVSGQSTKSFAVGAANFSVSRQIYGLVQCADISSTDCNKCLSQVAGNLSVCCNGKVGAKVLNPSCNFRYETYPFYQSKIVNATSPLPPGKRNHSAGKIVIIVVVPSLIAVLCTIAIWYLCSRKASREPSQLPLRRVTRETAEDNDIYSIQSVESVQFSFRTIGAATDNFSTANKLGEGGFGSVYKGTLPDGQDIAVKRLSRNSGQGEEEFKNEVVLLVKLQHRNLVRLLGFCLDGKERLLIYNFMPNSSLDKLIFDSVKRTCLDWEKRYKIIGGVARGLLYLHEDSRLKIIHRDLKASNILLDAEMNPKIADFGMARLFKVDQTQASTVRIVGTYGYMAPEYAMHGKISEKSDVFSFGVLVLEILCGKKNNSFNDPDVSGDLLSYAWRQWNIGTALDLLDPILKDNHCESEVMRCIHIGLLCVQENASDRPTMASIVLMLNNFSTNLPVPSVPAFFVRSFRESKFRWDDSKDPLSVSDQSTSKSSQSVNEVSMTELYPR